From a region of the Pukyongiella litopenaei genome:
- a CDS encoding heme ABC transporter ATP-binding protein yields MLSANAIAYHNRGKTVLQGVDFTARPGEVTAVVGPSGAGKTTLLKMLSGDLSGTGRITLNGRDIATTPLSDLARMRAVLPQATPLAFPFTVIEVVRLGAAQATDANRIARLALRHVGLAGFEARYYQELSGGEQQRVQLARVLSQVWDPVGNGTPRWLLLDEPVSSLDIGHQLQVMEILRDFARRGGGVVAVMHDLNLTAMVADSVALFRGGRLVLQAPPAEVFTDDRLSHAYGCELRVSRAPRDCAYVLPQVATAAIA; encoded by the coding sequence ATGCTGAGCGCCAACGCCATCGCCTATCACAACCGTGGCAAGACCGTGTTGCAGGGCGTGGATTTCACCGCCCGGCCCGGCGAGGTCACCGCCGTAGTCGGCCCGTCGGGGGCAGGCAAGACGACATTGCTGAAGATGCTGTCGGGCGACCTCAGCGGCACCGGGCGGATCACGCTCAATGGCCGGGACATCGCCACCACGCCGCTTTCGGATCTGGCCCGGATGCGGGCGGTGCTGCCGCAGGCGACCCCGCTGGCCTTTCCCTTTACGGTGATCGAAGTCGTCCGCCTCGGCGCGGCGCAGGCGACCGACGCCAACCGGATCGCGCGCCTTGCCCTGCGCCATGTCGGCCTGGCCGGGTTCGAGGCCCGCTATTACCAGGAATTGTCGGGCGGCGAACAGCAGCGTGTTCAACTGGCCCGCGTGCTGTCGCAGGTCTGGGATCCGGTCGGCAACGGCACTCCGCGCTGGTTGTTGCTGGACGAACCGGTGTCGAGCCTCGACATCGGGCACCAGTTGCAGGTGATGGAAATCCTGCGCGATTTCGCCCGCCGTGGCGGCGGCGTGGTCGCCGTCATGCACGACCTGAACCTCACGGCGATGGTCGCCGACAGCGTTGCGTTGTTCCGCGGCGGACGGCTGGTGTTGCAGGCCCCGCCCGCCGAGGTCTTTACCGACGACCGGCTCAGCCATGCCTACGGGTGCGAATTGCGGGTCAGCCGCGCGCCGCGGGATTGCGCCTATGTCCTGCCGCAGGTTGCGACCGCCGCAATTGCCTGA
- a CDS encoding ABC transporter ATP-binding protein: protein MSDAMTDEIVKIDGVSKRFGDTVALHRLDMSIRAGEFVTFLGPSGCGKSTTLRILGGFETPTTGRVILNGRDVTAEPPNRRRVNMVFQDYALFPHMTVRRNIAFGLELKGLTRPQIAARSDDLMGFLELAPLADRLPDQLSGGQRQRVALARALAPDPDLLLLDEPLGALDAKLRGQVQAELKSIQRRTSKTFFFVTHDQDEALTMSDRIVVMSKGRVEQVGTPEDLYFHPASRFVADFIGETNLIVGRVASVRGDEVALDWNGQRLIGCAPRDGAPVEGGTVAASVRLEKLMLSETRPDLPNVVPVRIVSKVFKGSRTEVGVRVDGGDETPLRAYVDTALGHALGDGQIWAGWSADAMAVLRD, encoded by the coding sequence GGCGACACGGTTGCCCTGCACAGGCTGGACATGTCGATCCGGGCGGGCGAATTCGTCACCTTCCTGGGTCCGTCGGGCTGCGGCAAGTCGACGACGCTGCGTATCCTGGGCGGGTTCGAAACGCCGACCACCGGCCGGGTGATCCTGAACGGCCGCGACGTGACCGCCGAGCCGCCGAACAGGCGCCGGGTCAACATGGTGTTTCAGGATTACGCGCTGTTTCCGCACATGACCGTGCGCCGCAACATCGCCTTCGGTCTGGAACTCAAGGGCCTGACGCGGCCGCAGATCGCCGCGCGGTCGGACGACCTGATGGGGTTCCTGGAACTTGCACCGCTGGCCGACCGGCTGCCCGACCAGCTCTCCGGCGGGCAGCGGCAGCGGGTGGCGCTGGCGCGGGCGCTGGCCCCGGATCCCGATCTGCTGCTGCTCGACGAACCGCTGGGCGCGCTCGATGCCAAGCTGCGCGGCCAGGTGCAGGCCGAACTGAAATCTATACAGCGCCGCACCTCGAAGACCTTCTTCTTTGTCACCCACGACCAGGACGAGGCGCTGACTATGTCCGACCGGATCGTGGTGATGAGCAAGGGCCGGGTGGAGCAGGTGGGCACGCCCGAGGATCTCTATTTCCATCCGGCATCGCGGTTCGTGGCCGATTTCATCGGCGAAACCAACCTGATCGTAGGCCGGGTCGCTTCCGTGCGCGGTGACGAGGTGGCGCTGGACTGGAACGGCCAGCGGCTGATCGGCTGCGCGCCGCGCGACGGTGCCCCGGTCGAGGGCGGGACCGTCGCCGCATCGGTCAGACTGGAGAAGCTGATGCTGTCCGAAACCAGGCCGGACCTGCCCAACGTGGTCCCGGTGCGGATCGTCTCGAAAGTGTTCAAGGGCAGCCGGACCGAGGTCGGCGTCCGCGTCGATGGCGGTGACGAAACCCCGCTGCGGGCCTATGTGGACACCGCGCTGGGTCATGCGCTGGGGGACGGGCAGATCTGGGCGGGCTGGTCCGCCGACGCGATGGCGGTGCTGCGCGACTGA
- a CDS encoding heme/hemin ABC transporter substrate-binding protein: MIRRHGLARITAAAVAALMAAAPLPADPAQRIVSVGGSVTEIVYALGQQDRLVARDTTSNHPPEALALPDIGYVRRLSAEGVLSVNPDLILAEDGAGPPEVLELLNETQIPVATVPMGFDRAAVLAKITAVADALGVPEDGAKLAGEVAAAIDTAVAETDLGGKKVLFVLALQGGRVLAGGENTAADGILTLTGAENAVDGFAGYKLLTDEAILTAAPDVILMMDASGTRHISDKDLFAIPAIAATPAARSGAILRMDGMLLLGFSVRTGQAITELSEKLDRIGS, translated from the coding sequence ATGATCCGCCGCCACGGCCTGGCCCGGATCACCGCCGCGGCGGTTGCCGCGCTGATGGCGGCGGCCCCCCTGCCCGCCGATCCCGCGCAGCGGATCGTGTCGGTCGGCGGTTCGGTCACCGAAATCGTCTATGCGCTGGGACAGCAGGACCGGCTCGTGGCGCGCGACACGACATCCAACCACCCGCCCGAGGCGCTGGCCCTGCCCGATATCGGCTATGTCCGCCGCCTGTCCGCCGAAGGCGTGCTGTCGGTCAATCCCGATCTCATTCTGGCCGAGGACGGCGCCGGACCGCCCGAAGTGCTCGAATTGCTGAACGAGACCCAGATACCGGTTGCGACCGTCCCCATGGGCTTTGACCGCGCCGCGGTGCTGGCCAAGATCACCGCCGTGGCCGATGCGCTCGGCGTGCCCGAGGACGGCGCGAAACTGGCCGGCGAGGTCGCCGCCGCGATCGACACCGCCGTGGCCGAAACCGATCTGGGCGGCAAGAAGGTGCTGTTCGTGCTGGCCCTTCAGGGCGGGCGCGTCCTGGCCGGTGGCGAAAACACCGCGGCGGATGGCATCCTGACCCTGACCGGTGCCGAGAACGCGGTCGACGGTTTCGCGGGCTACAAGCTGCTGACCGACGAAGCGATCCTGACCGCCGCGCCCGACGTGATCCTGATGATGGATGCCAGTGGCACGCGCCATATCTCCGACAAGGATCTGTTCGCCATTCCCGCCATCGCCGCGACACCGGCGGCGCGATCCGGCGCGATCCTGCGCATGGACGGGATGCTGTTGCTGGGGTTCTCGGTGCGCACCGGGCAGGCGATCACCGAACTGTCCGAGAAACTGGACCGGATCGGAAGCTGA
- a CDS encoding hemin-degrading factor, which yields MPIKDIPSPADIRAARVADPDLRERDLADRIGITEAQLLAAHIGHGVTPISADPDRVMPAINRLGEVMALTRNDSCVIEKIGVYDDYRGGPHAALIVNGEIDLRLFPRHFAYGFAVEKPLKDGGVRQSLQFFDAAGDAVHKVFLRDSSVVEEWDGLIEELAVCDRAETLSVSDRRPVEPARADPDKADRLRAEWDNITDTHQFLQMVRKLKMNRLGAYRIAGAPYVRPLATTSVATLLERAAATALPIMAFVGNMGCIEIHTGPISTLKPMGPWLNVLDPGFNLHLRADHIAEVWQVTKATRRGDAISVEAFDKDGMLIVQLFGVLADQDAAARWNETVFALDGLAQEETV from the coding sequence TTGCCCATCAAGGATATACCGTCCCCCGCTGACATCCGCGCCGCCCGTGTTGCCGATCCCGATCTGCGCGAACGCGACCTGGCCGACAGGATCGGCATCACCGAAGCCCAGCTCCTGGCCGCCCATATCGGGCATGGCGTGACCCCGATCTCGGCCGATCCCGACCGGGTGATGCCCGCGATCAACCGCCTTGGCGAAGTGATGGCGCTGACGCGCAACGACAGCTGCGTGATCGAAAAGATCGGCGTCTATGACGATTACCGGGGCGGCCCCCATGCCGCGCTGATCGTGAACGGTGAAATTGACCTGCGGCTGTTTCCGCGCCATTTCGCCTATGGCTTTGCCGTGGAAAAACCGCTCAAGGATGGTGGGGTCCGCCAGTCGCTGCAGTTCTTCGACGCGGCCGGAGACGCGGTTCACAAAGTGTTCCTGCGCGACAGTTCGGTGGTCGAGGAATGGGATGGCCTGATCGAGGAACTGGCCGTCTGCGACCGCGCCGAAACGCTGTCCGTGTCCGACCGGCGGCCGGTCGAGCCGGCCAGAGCCGACCCGGACAAGGCGGACCGCCTGCGCGCCGAATGGGACAACATCACCGATACGCACCAGTTCCTCCAGATGGTGCGCAAGCTCAAGATGAACCGGCTGGGGGCCTACCGGATCGCGGGCGCGCCCTATGTCCGGCCGCTGGCGACGACCTCTGTCGCCACCCTGCTGGAACGGGCGGCGGCAACCGCGCTGCCGATCATGGCGTTCGTGGGCAACATGGGATGTATCGAGATCCACACCGGTCCGATCTCGACGCTCAAGCCGATGGGGCCATGGCTCAACGTGCTGGATCCGGGGTTCAACCTCCACCTGCGCGCGGATCACATCGCCGAGGTCTGGCAGGTGACCAAGGCGACCCGGCGCGGCGATGCGATATCGGTCGAGGCATTTGACAAGGACGGCATGCTGATCGTGCAGCTCTTTGGCGTCTTGGCCGATCAGGACGCGGCGGCGCGCTGGAACGAAACCGTGTTCGCGCTCGACGGGCTGGCGCAGGAGGAAACCGTATGA
- a CDS encoding FecCD family ABC transporter permease, with amino-acid sequence MADLAASDCPAVPGDRSHRARVLMAGLLVSLLAVALLGLSVGATGTSLQDALLTIAAGNEVAMRDRVVLWDIRLPRVLLGILVGAALAVSGAVLQGLFRNPLADPGIVGVSAGASLGAVSAIVLGGALPVAALLGVWLVPAAAFAGAWGATLLLFRIATRQGRTSVATMLLAGIALTALAMALTGLLVYMADDAQLRDFTFWNLGSLAGATWGRLSLAAPMILLPLLAAPLLGHGLNGLSLGEAAAGHMGIPVQRLKQAAVLVVAAATGAAVAVSGGIGFIGIVVPHLIRLISGPDHRMLLPNAALLGAVLLLLADLFSRTVIAPAELPIGIVTAVIGGPFFLFILLRQRGIVDL; translated from the coding sequence GTGGCCGATCTCGCCGCATCCGACTGCCCCGCCGTTCCGGGCGACCGCAGCCACCGGGCACGGGTGCTGATGGCGGGCCTGCTGGTGTCGTTGCTGGCGGTGGCGCTGCTGGGGCTGTCGGTCGGGGCGACCGGAACCTCGCTGCAGGATGCGCTGCTGACGATTGCGGCCGGCAACGAGGTGGCCATGCGCGACCGCGTGGTCCTGTGGGACATCCGCCTGCCCCGCGTTCTGCTGGGCATCCTCGTCGGCGCGGCGCTCGCCGTGTCGGGGGCGGTGTTGCAGGGGCTGTTCCGCAATCCGCTGGCCGATCCCGGCATCGTCGGGGTCAGCGCGGGCGCCAGCCTGGGCGCGGTCAGTGCCATCGTGCTGGGCGGCGCCCTGCCCGTCGCGGCGCTGCTGGGGGTGTGGCTGGTGCCGGCGGCGGCCTTTGCCGGCGCCTGGGGCGCCACGCTGCTGCTGTTCCGCATCGCGACGCGGCAGGGGCGCACCTCGGTCGCCACGATGCTGCTGGCGGGCATCGCGCTGACGGCACTGGCGATGGCGCTGACCGGACTGCTGGTCTACATGGCCGACGATGCGCAACTGCGCGATTTCACCTTCTGGAACCTCGGATCGCTCGCCGGGGCCACCTGGGGCAGGCTTTCGCTTGCCGCGCCGATGATCCTGCTGCCGCTTCTGGCCGCGCCGCTGCTGGGGCACGGGCTGAACGGCCTGTCGCTCGGAGAGGCCGCGGCGGGGCATATGGGCATCCCGGTGCAACGGCTGAAACAGGCCGCCGTGCTGGTCGTCGCCGCCGCCACCGGCGCCGCCGTGGCCGTCAGCGGCGGGATCGGGTTCATCGGCATCGTGGTGCCGCACCTGATCCGGCTGATCTCGGGTCCGGACCACCGGATGCTGCTGCCCAACGCGGCGCTTCTCGGTGCGGTTCTGCTGCTGCTGGCGGACCTGTTCAGCCGCACCGTCATTGCCCCCGCCGAACTGCCGATCGGGATCGTCACCGCCGTCATCGGCGGGCCGTTCTTCCTGTTCATCCTGCTGCGCCAGCGCGGCATCGTGGATCTGTGA